From Homalodisca vitripennis isolate AUS2020 chromosome 1, UT_GWSS_2.1, whole genome shotgun sequence, the proteins below share one genomic window:
- the LOC124373211 gene encoding uncharacterized protein LOC124373211, which translates to MIPVLSVSVSEVSDDTFTIPVFSVSVSDDTCMIPVLSVSVSEVSDDTFTIPVFSVSVSDDTCMIPVLSVSVSEVSDDTFTIPVFSVSVSDDDTCMIPVLSVSVSEVSDDTFTIPVFSVSVSDDTCMIPVLSVSVSEVSDDTFTIPVFSVSVCLDDTCKIPVLSVPVSKVSDDTFTIPIPVLSVPVSKVPDDTFTIPVFSVSVSDDTCKIPVLSVPVSKVPDDTCMIPVLSVSVSEVTCPRRTGNEVLVSVL; encoded by the exons ATGATTCCTGTACTCAGTGTATCAGTGTCGGAGGTGTCGGATGATACCTTCACGATTCCTGTATTCAGTGTATCGGTGTCTGATGATACATGTATGATTCCTGTACTCAGTGTATCAGTGTCGGAGGTGTCGGATGATACCTTCACGATTCCTGTATTCAGTGTATCGGTGTCTGATGATACATGTATGATTCCTGTACTCAGTGTATCAGTGTCGGAGGTGTCGGATGATACCTTCACGATTCCTGTATTCAGTGTATCGGTGTCTGATGATGATACATGTATGATTCCTGTACTCAGTGTATCAGTGTCGGAGGTGTCGGATGATACCTTCACGATTCCTGTATTCAGTGTATCGGTGTCTGATGATACATGTATGATTCCTGTACTCAGTGTATCAGTGTCGGAGGTGTCGGATGATACCTTCACGATTCCTGTATTCAGTGTATCAGTGTGTCTGGATGATACATGTAAGATTCCTGTACTCAGTGTACCAGTGTCGAAGGTGTCGGATGATACCTTCACGATTCCT ATTCCTGTACTCAGTGTACCAGTGTCGAAGGTGCCGGATGATACCTTCACGATTCCTGTATTCAGTGTATCGGTGTCTGATGATACATGTAAGATACCTGTACTCAGTGTACCAGTGTCGAAGGTGCCGGATGATACCTGTATGATTCCTGTACTCAGTGTATCAGTGTCGGAGGTGACGTGTCCACGAAGGACAGGTAACGAAGTGTTGGTGTCGGTGTTGTAG